The following proteins come from a genomic window of Anticarsia gemmatalis isolate Benzon Research Colony breed Stoneville strain chromosome 25, ilAntGemm2 primary, whole genome shotgun sequence:
- the LOC142984014 gene encoding uncharacterized protein LOC142984014, with protein sequence MRVCERALAAAAWLAVTSLSCSCTELQCTAAAAAAAARCVCTSAAHSTHHTRTNYNFTVDGENVSIKLNRFTDVRVRCESARRATLDSDALPRFRPAVDAGFVALERCAVPRRSYADVLHALNVAAPRATLHVTAAAGDLRPIHLVGLESVHNFNFIDCHELRLAPDAFDATPRLASLFLDSVSLDSVDGLPSSLQRLTLSRTGITHVTRANMERLTKLTLLEILDSQEDMSVEASAPLLAALRLEARRVWLHRALPDTLARLSIVNWSDAVPAPWEGCAALDKLVVKGATVQALPQNWVARCRALRHLSVQQATALTVVHPHALRTVRLTGCALRHLPPELLHHAPRLLLLDLRDNHLLQLPSKLLIRASNLVVLDLRNNSLSRDVVRRVAAAASLRRLLLDHNPLGDTCARAHTHAVSVSPSVWELRELSELRLRNTSASFICREWRRAMPRLRRLDLRHNHVTRLTYSELQFSSGDVELDLTDNNVTQLLYSHRDYTSLLARGDCEGPPRLRVTLTSALRCDCRTQWAVLALRACPGHVHVHNARCHTDESLYEVPPEVLTCPAPTAECPVAAPCRCDVRGRSQGPGHVVRVVCEHANLTRVPGVPGAAHTSWELLLAHNHITELRRAHLPPNLVMLDLRRNNISRLEPAAVLSLPTGTLLGHNPLACGCRARAALRMLHAHRARIADYQNMTCAGGAKLSPPTDCD encoded by the exons ATGAGGGTGTGCGAGCGCGCGCTGGCGGCCGCGGCGTGGCTCGCGGTGACGTCACTGAGCTGCTCGTGCACGGAGCTGCAGtgcaccgccgccgccgccgccgccgccgcgcgctgCGTGTGCACCTCCGCCGCTCACTCGACACACCACACCCGAACCAACTACAACTTCACAGTAGACG GTGAAAACGTCAGCATTAAATTGAACCGCTTTACCGACGTGCGGGTGCGGTGCGAGTCAGCGCGGCGCGCCACGCTCGACAGCGACGCTCTGCCGCGCTTCAGGCCCGCTGTGGACGCCGGCTTCGTGGCGCTGGAGCGCTGCGCCGTGCCGCGCCGCTCCTACGCCGACGTGCTCCACGCGCTCAACGTGGCCGCGCCGCGCGCCACGCTGCACGtcaccgccgccgccggcgACCTCCGCCCGATACACCTGGTCGGGCTCGAGAGCGTCCACAACTTCAACTTCATAGATTGTCACGAGCTGCGTCTTGCGCCCGATGCGTTTGACGCCACGCCTCGCCTGGCGAGCTTGTTCCTCGACTCTGTGAGCCTGGACTCCGTGGACGGGCTGCCGTCGTCGCTGCAACGACTAACATTAAGCCGTACCGGAATCACGCACGTGACACGCGCCAACATGGAGCGACTGACGAAACTCACTCTGCTTGAGATATTAGACTCGCAGGAAGACATGAGCGTGGAGGCGAGCGCGCCGCTCCTCGCAGCGCTGAGGCTGGAGGCGCGGCGCGTGTGGCTGCACCGCGCGCTGCCCGACACGCTCGCTCGCCTGTCCATCGTGAACTGGAGCGACGCAGTGCCGGCGCCGTGGGAAGGTTGCGCGGCGCTCGACAAACTGGTCGTGAAGGGCGCCACAGTACAGGCGCTGCCGCAGAACTGGGTAGCTCGTTGTAGGGCCCTGCGCCACCTGTCAGTGCAGCAGGCGACGGCGCTCACCGTCGTACACCCGCACGCGCTGCGCACCGTGCGCCTCACGGGCTGCGCGCTGCGCCACCTGCCGCCCGAGCTGCTGCACCACGCGCCGCGCCTCCTGCTGCTCGACCTGAGGGACAACCACCTGCTACAACTGCCGAG CAAATTACTGATTCGCGCTTCGAACTTGGTGGTACTAGACCTGCGCAACAACTCGCTGTCTCGCGACGTGGTGCGGCGCGTCGCGGCCGCGGCGTCGCTCCGCCGCCTGCTCCTCGACCACAACCCGCTCGGCGACACGTGCGCGCGCGCCCACACACACGCTGTATCAG TATCACCGTCAGTGTGGGAGCTGCGCGAGTTGTCTGAGCTGCGGCTGCGCAACACGAGCGCGTCGTTCATCTGCCGCGAGTGGCGCCGCGCCATGCCGCGCCTGCGCCGCCTCGACCTGCGCCACAACCACGTGACTCGCCTCACG TACTCGGAGCTACAATTCTCGAGCGGCGACGTGGAGCTCGACCTCACCGACAACAACGTGACGCAGCTGCTGTACTCGCACCGAGACTACACGAGCCTGCTCGCTCGCGGCGACTGCGAGGGACCGCCGCGGCTCCGTGTCACTCTGACCTCTGCGCTGCGCTGCGACTGCCGCACCCAGTGGGCCGTGCTCGCCCTGCGAGCGTGCCCTGGACACGTGCACGTACACAACGCGCGCTGTCACACTGACGAGTCTCTGTATGAGGTGCCACCGGAGGTACTCACGTGTCCCGCGCCCACCGCCGAGTGCCCAGTTGCGGCCCCGTGTCGCTGCGACGTGCGCGGCCGCTCGCAGGGACCGGGCCACGTGGTACGAGTGGTGTGCGAGCACGCTAATCTGACGCGCGTGCCCGGCGTGCCCGGCGCGGCGCACACCTCGTGGGAGCTGCTGCTCGCACACAATCACATCACTGAGCTGCGCCGAGCACATCTACCGCCGAACCTCGTC ATGCTGGACTTACGACGCAACAATATATCACGACTAGAACCTGCGGCGGTGTTGTCGTTACCGACGGGCACGCTGCTCGGCCACAACCCGCTGGCGTGTGGGTGCCGCGCTCGCGCCGCGCTGCGCATGCTGCACGCGCACCGCGCCAGGATCGCCGACTATCAGAACATGACGTGTGCGGGCGGCGCCAAGTTATCACCACCCACTGATTGCGATTAA